The window TGATCACCGTGTCATCCCCGAAGAAGACAGTTTTTGACGCGGAACAGACTCCCGTTTTGAGGCCCGGCCAGATCCCTGTAGGGCTTACGCCCCGGAGCCGCTCTTTTACAAGGCTGATGTACCCCGGATCCGTTCCGCAGCACCCTCCGACGATCAAGGCACCCTTTTCGACAAATCCTTTAATGCAGCAGGCAAATTCTTCAGCCGTGACATCATACCTGGCTTCTCCCTCGCTGAAAACCGGAAGCCCGGCGTTTGGCTGGATCATCACAGGTATGCTGCTTGACCGGAGGATCCTTTCGACTATAGGCACAAGCTGTTTAGGCCCGAGAGAGCAGTTAACTCCCAACGCATCTGCTCCAAGGGACTGAAGTGTCAGCACCATTGATTCAACTGTAGCACCGAAGAAGGATGTTCCGTTTTCCCCGAAACTCATCGTAGCCAGGACAGGCAGGTCTGAATTCTCTTTTGCCGCGATCATGGCTGCTTTGAGTTCATAAAGGTCGGTGAACGTTTCAAGAAGTATCAGGTCGGCTCCTGCTGCATCCCCTGCCCTCACTATTTCGGCAAAGACCCCGACGGCATCTTCAAAAGGAAGGTCCCCGACCGGTTTAAGCACACGCCCGCATGGACCTATGTCGAGAGCGGTGAACTTGCCCTTGCGGGCAGAAGCCGCAGCCTTTGCGATCATGACCCCCGACGATACGATATCCGCAAGCGGACATCCTGCCTTTTCAGCCTTGAACCTGTTGGCCCCGAAAGTATTTGCCGAGACTACATCGCACCCCGCGTCAAGATATTCTTCGTGGATGGATCTGATCAGTTCAGGATCGGTCAGGTTGAGCAGCTCAGGTATGCCGCCACTTTTCAGCCCCCTCTTCTGGAGCATGGTGCCCATGGCACCGTCGAAAATTACTGCCCTTTTTTCATCTGTCCTGAATGTCATATGACCCGCCTCATTTTCCTTGTAAACTGTTTCCGCTCATTGACGTCAGCCGGGAAATTCAGCCGCGCTTTACCCTAAGGGAATAGAGTATCCCCCTTATGTTCTCTGATATCCTCTTTGCGATATCAGGCTGATTCATAGTGTAGAGGTGTATGCCGTCAACACCTGCAGCGAGCAGGTCGACTATCTGCGCCGTCGCGTATGCGATACCCGCCTCTTTCATAGCCATGCTGTTATGTCCGAATGCCCTTATAATTTTCTGGACCTTTTCCGGGACTGTTGCCCCGCACATTGAGACCATGCGGCTGATCTGGGAAGAGGATGTTATGGGCATAATGCCTGCTACTATCGGAGTCGCTATTCCTATGGTCCTTGCCCGGTCTCTGAAGCTGTAGAAGATCTCGTTGTCGAAAAAGAGCTGGGATATGAGCACATCGACTCCGCAGTCTGCTTTTTCCTTGAGGCATCGCAGGTCGTCTTCCATCGAATATGCTTCGATGTGCTTCTCCGGGTAGCAGGCCGCGAAGATCCTGAAATCATATCTGGATCTTATGTATCTTATGAGGTCCGAGGCATAGCGGAAGTCCTTGAGCGTCTCGCTTTCCGCCAGGTCTCCCCTGAGGGCGAGGATGTTTTTTACCCCGTTTTCAGAGAGTGTTTTCAGTATTGGCTCCACTTCTTCGATCGAGTTTCCCGCGCAGGTAAGGTGGGCGAGAGCCGGTATGGCATAGCTGTTCTGTATCTGGGAGGCGATTTCAACGGTGTTGACGCGGCTGGTCCCTCCCGCACCGTATGTAACGCTGATGAGGTCAGGCGCCAGGCTTGCAAGCGCGTCTACCGTCGCAAATATCGAAGCGAGATCTCCCGCGCCCTTGGGAGGAAAAATTTCAAAAGTCATCGTTGGCCTTTCCTGTTCAAAGTAATCTCTCATAATCTGACCCCCCGTTACAGATATCTTTCAACTATCACTGCCGCCCCGTCGCTGTCATTGTCTAAAGTTGTCTCATCCGCCGCCGCTCTTACATCAGTTGGTGAATTGCCCATAGCAACGCCGTACCCTGCCCATCCGATCATTTCCCTGTCGTTGGAGCCGTCACCTATCGCAAGGACATCGCACCTGTCGATCCCGAGCCTTTCCGCAACTATCGCAAGCCCCTTCGCCTTGTTAACATCGGGGTGGGTCATCTCAACAAAAGCCCCCCACGAAGTCGCAGTGTAGATCCGGCCGCCAAAGCGCGAGACAGTCCTCTCTGCCATCAGGCGGAAATCGTCTTCTTCCAGCGCTATGCCCAGAAGTTTCGTTGAATCGACGTCAAGGTCCCAGAACTTTTCACCGACCGAGACGGGCCGTATTTTTGATATGTTTTCGTAGAATCTGCTTCTTGGGTCGCTGCTGTCCGTCACATAGAGCCTGTCATCGCTGTAGACCTGTATGTACCATCCCTGCTGCCGGTAGAAGGAGAGGACTTCCGCAGTCAGTTCCCTTCCTACTCCTCTTTCGTGGATGGTCTTACCAGAAAGGGGATCGCGCACGACAGCACCGTTGTAGAATATGCAGGGGGCTGTTATGCCTACCTCCCTGATCACGGGGAGGGCTGAAGGATACATCCTTCCCGTCGCGGTGACAACAGTTATCCCTGACGAGATAGCGGACCGGAGAGCGTTCCTTGTCCTTGCTGAAAGTTCGCTTGAGCTGTTAAGGATCGTACCATCCATGTCAACTGCGATAAGCCTCGGCCTGAAAGTGTTCATGCCGAGAATACCGCTAAAGAGGCTATCTCAGCTGCCACGGCAGCGGCGCCCAGGACATCGCCGTTCACTCCGCCGAGCCTGGAGTTCATCCAGTCCGCCATCCCGAAACCCGTTATAAGGGCGGCCGCAGCTGAGAAGAACCACCTGACCGGCGCGATCGGCATGAAGACAAAAAACGCGATCAATGAGATGAAGAGATCATATCCTGTGAAGGTGTCCACCCAGCCTTTGCCCATGCCGCTCTCCCAAGGATACCTGCCCATGTAGGCAGCTGTGCAGCATGCAAATCTGCCGGAAGCAGCGGAAACGATCAACGCGGTTGTGAGTCTGTCAGGCCGGACAGATCCCGCCAGGGATGTCCAGAGTCCGAATGCGAGTATGAGGCCGACAGCCCCATAAGCTCCAAGCCTGCTGTCCTTCATTACGGAACGGAGCTCCTCGCCCTGCCGGCCCGAGCCTATTCCGTCCCAGAGATCCCCCCACCCGTCGAGGTGCAGTGACCATCCTATTATCGAGTAAAACAAGACGCCTATCCAAATGGAGCCGGGCGCGCCTAATCCCAGGGATCTCACGACAGACACTGCGATCCCGACAAGCAGGCCGAGAAGCCCTCCGGCAAGGGGGGCAAGAGGAAGTGTCCTGTTGCCTGTCGGCATCTCCGACGGCCACAGCTTTTTGGGCAGCGGGATGCGCGAGAGCAGGGTCCATGCCACAACTAACCTGCCAATGAAGTCAAGCCTCGATCCCTCGTTTCTGATCTCATCAGTCAGCCTGTCCATATATTCCCGGAATTTTACGCTCTTCATTGCCAACTCTCCTCCATCGACCCTTTGACCCACAGAGGGCAGCCTGCGACTACAAGGGCGACTCTTTCCGCCTTTGAAGCGCAGAGCTGGTTCATCCTGCCCTGCAGATCCCTGAATCGCCTGCCCATTATATAAGTCGGCACGAGGCCGAAACCGACCTCGTTGCTCACAATTATCAGGTGCGTCCCTTCTCGAGGGATAGAACAGAGATCTTCGGTCATTGCCCTTATTTGTTCTTCCCTTGCCTGCCACTCGGATCCCGAGGCGTTTTCCGCAAGCCCCCCTTCAAGGAAGAGGCGGGTCAGCCACAGCGTGAGGCAGTCAAGCAGAAGGACCCCCCTTATTCTCTTTACAGCCGCACATATCTCGTAGGGATCTCCTTCGAAGGTCTCCCATCCCGCAGGCCTTCTCTTTTTGTGTATGGCAATGCGTTCCTGCATCTCTGCGTCCCGGGCGTCCGCAGCCGCAAGGTACGTAACATGGGAGGCAGCACACTTAGCCAGCCTTTCAGCAAAGGTGCTCTTCCCGCTTCTGGCACCCCCCAGGATGAGGGTGATCCCTGATTTGAACATCCTCTCACCGTCAGTTTCCAAAGTCTATCCCCTGCAGTATGTTTCCGAGCGTCTGCTCTATGATCTGTCCGCCGATATTATTCCCGTTGGTATAGCTTACTCCGGGGCCGACAGGGATTTCAAATTTAAGTCTGAAGACAGTATCCCTGCCCTGATAGTCTTTTTCATTCGGATCGCTGGCCGACTTCGGTATCACGTTCCTTGGGCTTGTCATCTGCTCCGATTTGTCGACCTTTACGTTGCTGAAGCTCGGAGAATCCATAGTTCCGTTTATATTCATCGTAACGAAACGGAAATCTGTCCTTGTGAAGCCTGACAGGACTCCTCCGAGGAAGTTCTGCAGCAGCGCGCTTCTGTCAAGCTCACCCGTGAATTCCATGCCGACGTTTATGATCCCCTGAAGCGCTCCGAGGAGGGCGTTCAAAGCCTGAATATTTACTTTGCCCATGGCAAAGAGGCTCATCTCTTTTTTCTTGTTTACCAGACCGTCAAGCATGACATAACGATATACGGGATCTCCGGGAGGCGCCACAGCCTGGCTTCCGGGAAGGATCGTCAGGTACCCTTCGTCAAGGGTGAATGCCGTCTGGACCGTTTTGAAGAGGAGCGGTTTGCCCTTTGTATATTTTTTTGCGGCCTCTACCGCTTCAAAGCCGGAGATCTCTCCGTCCCTAAGGAAGAGGACCCCTGCGGCATTGACGGTGCTCATCCTTCCCGGTTCGCCCCCTGCCCTGATCTTAAGGTCTCCTTTGCCCGAAATCGAACCCGAAAGGGAGGGAAAAGCCTGTTTTATCATGGGAGCCACGTCGGCGCTCATCACTGTAAGGTTGCCGCCCCAGCTGCTCTTCGCTATGTCCATTGCAAGTCCGCCTGTAACAGCTCCGCCGTTCGTCTCAGCCTTCACGTCTTCCATGACCGCATAGCCTTCGGAGATGTAAAACGGGGCGTTGACGTTCCTTATCCTCAATCCCAGGAATCTCATCCTTTCAGAAGAAAATGAACCTTCTCCGCTGAAATTGTCGACCTCTCCCCTGCCGGTGAACTTGAAGCTGGCGTTTCCTCCGAACCTCCGCCTGAACTGGTCAGGCAAGTAGGCTCCTATCTGCCTGAGGTCAATATCTTTGCCTTTAGTGTCAAGGGCTCCATGCCATTTTCCGTTCTCCATGTAGACTCTGCCGTTAGCCGTCAATTCACCTCGTGCAAGCCTTGCCTTAGCTTCTGAAACTTTAATGTCTATCAGGCTGCCGTTGAACGCGACATCTACCATCGGGAGCAGAAATCCCCTGTACCTGAAAGGTGCCAGCGTACCGCTGCCGTTCAAAAGAGGCTTTTCAACTGTACCTCCGACCAGAACTTCGCTTTTTATAAGGCCCTGCACGCCCCTTACTACCGGCAGGTGTTTCCTCAGCAACTCATACATGTTTATATTTTCAGATGCGATCTTCAGATCGAGCATGGATTCTGAGAAAGGCCTGCCCGCCGGCGAAGGGATGATCTTACCGGTGAGGAGATGCTTTCCCCTCAGGAAATCGACCTTTACATTGCTGATCCTGATCTCCTTTGGATCACCGCTCAGGCTGCCTGTGGCCCCGTCAGCTGAGAACTCCTTCCACCTGAGGCCTTCTGACGAAATGTCCGCGTTCCATCTGATGCCTCTTCCGTCATCGCCCACCTTGATCTCACCCGAGCACGGTCCTTCGATATCCTGCTCCATGCCAAAAAGTCCGTTGAGGGCCGAGATGTCCACTCTCCTGACTCTGCCTTCGAATTCCCACCTGACAGGAGAAGATCCGCTGGATGCCTTATACGGAAGGTCGACTTTGCCTTTGAGGTCCGCACTGCCTCCGGCCATTTCTGCATCCATCTTCCTGAAGTCAAGCTTATTTGATGAATATGCCATTTCAGTATGAAATCTTGAGACCTCGAGATCCATGAACCTGCCGTTTGAGACCCTGAGCTTCAGCAGCGCCTCAGGAGAATCTGTCTTTCCCCTAAGAGTCCATGTTCCCGAAGCATCTCCGGATATATTCAAAGTTTTGAGGACTCCGAGTGTGCTATGAAAGCCGCTGAGGGAGGCGTTCTTTATCGCTCCGCTGAAGGAGAGCTCGGGTGTTCCCCCTATATCCTTCATATTGCCCGAAGCCGTGATAAGCGCCCCGTTCCAGAGAAGGGACGCATTCGTCAGCCTGAAAGTTCCCAGCGAAACGTCGTACTCGGGGGATGCCTTGACCCTCGTAAGCTTTCCTATCCCCTTTATCTCCGCGGAGGGCGAGGTGATGTCCGCCTTCACCTTCATTGCGCTTATTTCTCCCCCGATTTTCGCAGAGACATCGGCGGTACCCTTAAGTTCGTATTTTCCCAGTTCGCTGAACGCTTTTCCAAGTTCTTCCAGCTTTATCGCCCTCGCGTTCAGTTTAAGATCGACAGGCACTCCGTCGGCGATGCTGAGAGTTCCTGCGAGCTTTATTTCCCTTCCCTCGCTGAGAGCCGAGAGATCTAATTTCCCTGAAGGCCTGCCCTCAAAGAGCGCCTTCCCCTGCAGCGCTGTGAACTTCATATTGTTGTACGCAACGTTTGAGGGAGCTATCTCGACTTTCCCTACAAGCGCGTCCAGCGGGCCCTTAAGGTCTGCCTCCATAGCGGTGATGCTGCCTTTCAGCATCGCTGCGTTCCCTGCTATCTCATGGGCTATCTTGTCAGTCCAGTCTGCGAAGCGGAGGTTCCGCGCATCGGCTTTCAGTTCGAGATATTTCCCCGGGGCCCTTGTATCAAGCTTCATCGATCCCCGGAGTGATGAGTCGAAGACCTTGCTCTCCTCAAGCGAGATATCAAGAACACCCTCTTCGTATCTCCATTTGGCCGCTACCTCTTCAAGCGGCACCTTTCCGACAACAGCCTTTTTAAGGACCCCTTCTCCAGAAGTGAAGATGTCCCTGCCCTCGCCCCTCATTTCCATCTTTGCCGTCAATGTGCCCGTTACGCCATATTTCGAGAAGTTCGGGAATATCGAGGCTATCGTCCGCAGGTCGGCATCTTTTATATCAGCTTTGAAATCCGGAACAGGATATACAGCTCCGGAGGCTTTGGCGGAACCTTCGTCAAGCTTGGCGGAGAAGCCGTCAAGCAGCCAGTTTTCTTCTTCCTTTCTGACTACTCCGAATACTGAAAATGGGATATCACGGAACTTGCCCTTGAGCACGGGGGCGAACCACTCCAGTCCGCGAAGTTCAAGCGAGCTGTCGTCCAGCTCGAGGAGCCCCCATTGGGAGGATACCCTGACCTCGTTCAGTATTATCTTGTCCATAGGGATATCCTTTGTTCCCGCGCTCCCCTTTTTCTCCGGCACCATCTTAAGCAGCGAATCATAGTCGGTGCTTAGGCCCTCTATCACCAGGGTGGATATGCGGGGTGAATTTTTAAGAAGGCTGGGGAGGGAGAGGTTTATGTCTATCTTATCAATCGTGAGGAGCTTGTCATCGGAACGGACAAAGGACATTTCCTTCCCTTCGAAGCCCATGACGGGGTTGCCGGAAAGGGCAGGCATGACAAGCTCGACGTTGAGCTGGTCCCTTACGGCATTGCTGATCTGGTCCACGACAAGATCCCCCAGGAAGTCCACCTGAGTCAGGACCACAAGGGCGATCCCTGCGGCTGCAGTTGTTAATGCAGCAATTATTCCTGCTTTGCTGTTGATTTTTTTCACCCTCAAAATCAATTACACCTCGGCGGCTCTGTATACATTTTCATTTGATCATGTGATCGGCTGTTATACCCGGTAATTCTACCATGTTTTCACTTTCGGACATATGCAATTACACTGTATATGTCCGCCTTAATTATACATTGTCACATAATTGCCGGGACCTGGAGCAGAGGACACGCGGCTATCCCGGACCCGGCGATAAAAGGGGAGGCCTGAAATGAAAACAGGCCTCCCTCGTTGATCTTTTTTATGATTCAGTGGAGGTGATACTTGCCCTCTATCCTGGTCGTGGCTGATCCTCCGAAAAGTATCCTGTCAGCCCTCTCTCCGGTTAGGCGCCTTATCCTGACGATATTGGGGGAGTTCCGGGAGGGTCCCTGTTCTATCGAGAAATCATCCTCCCACATGCCTTCGTCGATAAGATAATATCCAAATGCCGAATTTCCGGAGCCCGTGGCAGGGTCTTCCAGGTATCCGTATTTGGGCGCGAAGACGCGGGTCCTGTATTTTGTCCCTTTTGTACTTACCTCGTCGGTATATACGTGTACTATGTCAAAATCTTTTTCCGTGGAAAATCTCCTGAGCTTCTCCTGATCCGGGAAGAGTTCAATACAGTCCATGAGGGAAGCCAGAGGGACTATTAGGGTCCTGAGACCGCCGTCTATTACTCTGACTGCTCTTTCTGCCTTTATAGCTTCCACGTCCGCACCAAGTGCTTCAGCTATCTCGTTTCGACTGATATCCCTTTGAAGAAATCCCGGCTCCGGGGCTGTTATGTAGACCGCATCCTCTTCCCTCAGGCGGTTGAAGACAGGCAAGGTCTCCGCCCTGACCCTGATCTTCAGCTCCTTTTCCTCAAGCAGTTCCGTATCTGTCGAGATGAGGTCATACATGATGGCGATAGTTGCATGTCCGCAGAATGCGACTTCGCATTCAGACGAATAGTACTTCAGATGAAATCCGCCGGGCTCCCTGCAGGCAAAGCCCACTTCGCTGACAAAGCCTTTGAGTTCGGATGCGAGTTTCTGCATCTCTCCCTCACTCAGGCTGTCCATCCGGTCCAGAAGAACATAACCGGCAGGGTTGCCTGAAGAGCTTCCCTTCGTGAAAGCGTCGATCTTTTTAAAACCCAGTATCTTCATGACCAAGGCTCCTTTTGACCGATTGGTGATCCTTTGACAAACATACCTCAGAGTATACGCCAACTTTGGATTTTGTTCAGAACAAGATTGCTTACGGCAAAATAGAGAAAAATAATTCTAGACCAAAATTCCGGATGCTTTTGGGAATAAAAAAAACACCCGCCTCGAAAGGCGGGCATATAATTACCTGGTGGAGCTTAGGGGATTCGAACCCCTGACCTCTTGAATGCCATTCAAGCGCTCTCCCAACTGAGCTAAAACCCCGAAGTCGAACATGGGCCATTATACTGATTAGGTTAAATGGTGTCAATACTATCATAAGGGCATGAAAAGACTTACTACGGCAGGAAAAACAAAAACCTGCGCGACTGTTTTATTAACTTTGGCCCTCCTGTTTGCCTTAGCCGGCTCATCCTTCGCGGTCACAAAGGATGAGCTTATGCCGTATATTTTCAAATCACTGGGACACAAAGTGCCCGCAAAATATCTGACTGATACTGATGATGAAATGACCGGTTCCTCAGCCCTGAGGCTCGTGTTTGAATCGATGGGCTGGGGCTTCGTCATAACCGCCTATGACCAGGTCACGATATTGCCGGAATGGAGCCATCTGGATCCTGTGGCGGAAATAGCAAAAAAGATATCCCCTTCTCTTCCGTCGGCGATCCTGAACGGCCTTGAGAGACCGTTAGGCGAAGAAGATATAAAAGCACTGACAGACTGGCTCGAACTCTGCAGGAAAAAAGTATCCTGGAAGGACTCATTCTCATCAGAGGGTACTACGCTGACTATGTTTAAACACGGGATAGGCGACCCTTCAGGCCCGGCAAACGGAAATTTGGAAACGGGGGTCAACGAACCCCTCTTCGCGGCGATGATAACAGTCGACATGGACGCAGTTAAATGCCAGATAGCTACAGCGGTCATGGTCGGTGCAAACAAGGCACCCCTAGCCAC is drawn from Synergistaceae bacterium DZ-S4 and contains these coding sequences:
- the metF gene encoding methylenetetrahydrofolate reductase [NAD(P)H], whose amino-acid sequence is MRDYFEQERPTMTFEIFPPKGAGDLASIFATVDALASLAPDLISVTYGAGGTSRVNTVEIASQIQNSYAIPALAHLTCAGNSIEEVEPILKTLSENGVKNILALRGDLAESETLKDFRYASDLIRYIRSRYDFRIFAACYPEKHIEAYSMEDDLRCLKEKADCGVDVLISQLFFDNEIFYSFRDRARTIGIATPIVAGIMPITSSSQISRMVSMCGATVPEKVQKIIRAFGHNSMAMKEAGIAYATAQIVDLLAAGVDGIHLYTMNQPDIAKRISENIRGILYSLRVKRG
- a CDS encoding Cof-type HAD-IIB family hydrolase; its protein translation is MNTFRPRLIAVDMDGTILNSSSELSARTRNALRSAISSGITVVTATGRMYPSALPVIREVGITAPCIFYNGAVVRDPLSGKTIHERGVGRELTAEVLSFYRQQGWYIQVYSDDRLYVTDSSDPRSRFYENISKIRPVSVGEKFWDLDVDSTKLLGIALEEDDFRLMAERTVSRFGGRIYTATSWGAFVEMTHPDVNKAKGLAIVAERLGIDRCDVLAIGDGSNDREMIGWAGYGVAMGNSPTDVRAAADETTLDNDSDGAAVIVERYL
- a CDS encoding adenosylcobinamide-GDP ribazoletransferase, with the protein product MKSVKFREYMDRLTDEIRNEGSRLDFIGRLVVAWTLLSRIPLPKKLWPSEMPTGNRTLPLAPLAGGLLGLLVGIAVSVVRSLGLGAPGSIWIGVLFYSIIGWSLHLDGWGDLWDGIGSGRQGEELRSVMKDSRLGAYGAVGLILAFGLWTSLAGSVRPDRLTTALIVSAASGRFACCTAAYMGRYPWESGMGKGWVDTFTGYDLFISLIAFFVFMPIAPVRWFFSAAAALITGFGMADWMNSRLGGVNGDVLGAAAVAAEIASLAVFSA
- the cobU gene encoding bifunctional adenosylcobinamide kinase/adenosylcobinamide-phosphate guanylyltransferase — its product is METDGERMFKSGITLILGGARSGKSTFAERLAKCAASHVTYLAAADARDAEMQERIAIHKKRRPAGWETFEGDPYEICAAVKRIRGVLLLDCLTLWLTRLFLEGGLAENASGSEWQAREEQIRAMTEDLCSIPREGTHLIIVSNEVGFGLVPTYIMGRRFRDLQGRMNQLCASKAERVALVVAGCPLWVKGSMEESWQ
- a CDS encoding PhzF family phenazine biosynthesis protein: MKILGFKKIDAFTKGSSSGNPAGYVLLDRMDSLSEGEMQKLASELKGFVSEVGFACREPGGFHLKYYSSECEVAFCGHATIAIMYDLISTDTELLEEKELKIRVRAETLPVFNRLREEDAVYITAPEPGFLQRDISRNEIAEALGADVEAIKAERAVRVIDGGLRTLIVPLASLMDCIELFPDQEKLRRFSTEKDFDIVHVYTDEVSTKGTKYRTRVFAPKYGYLEDPATGSGNSAFGYYLIDEGMWEDDFSIEQGPSRNSPNIVRIRRLTGERADRILFGGSATTRIEGKYHLH